One part of the Vitis riparia cultivar Riparia Gloire de Montpellier isolate 1030 chromosome 8, EGFV_Vit.rip_1.0, whole genome shotgun sequence genome encodes these proteins:
- the LOC117921310 gene encoding uncharacterized protein LOC117921310 translates to MEEFPCPLERTAASALLLLSSSTTTTSPSLSPKLDFEDEPNKDGGSNSNSDDSGKRMESVVLSDSKACSSPLSSDGSSEEIHARRLRIVAVVAWCNEMKLKVVRKSRSKNYRSCHHRKITSGNPAKMASGSVSENTEVSCLSSGSSARSRYPSGGVGIGKAGLSSGDVRGKQLGSVHMRRRGEAILRLLSGGCSTEVRIRRVLGDSPDTSKALRMLLKLEEVKRTGEGGRQDPYIYRIA, encoded by the exons ATGGAAGAGTTTCCATGTCCACTAGAACGCACTGCTGCTTCAGCTCTTCTCCTGCTCTCTTCATCCACCACCACCACATCGCCCTCTCTCTCCCCaaa GCTTGATTTTGAGGACGAACCGAACAAAGATGGAGGAAGCAACAGCAACAGTGATGATAGTGGGAAGCGGATGGAGAGCGTGGTGTTGAGTGATTCGAAGGCTTGTTCTTCGCCCCTGAGTAGCGATGGTTCGTCTGAAGAGATCCATGCTCGGCGGCTCAGAATCGTTGCGGTTGTGGCTTGGTGCAATGAGATGAAGCTTAAG GTTGTGCGAAAGAGTCGCTCCAAAAACTACCGAAGCTGCCATCACCGGAAAATCACGTCTGGAAATCCCGCCAAGATGGCTTCTGGATCTGTGTCGGAGAACACAGAGGTTTCGTGCTTGTCAAGTGGTTCTAGCGCTCGAAGCCGATACCCCAGCGGTGGAGTTGGAATTGGAAAGGCTGGGCTGAGCAGTGGAGATGTGAGGGGGAAGCAGCTGGGCTCGGTTCACATGCGGCGCCGAGGCGAGGCGATTTTGAGGTTGTTATCTGGAGGGTGTTCTACTGAAGTCAGGATCCGTCGAGTGCTCGGTGACAGTCCTGACACCAGCAAAGCTCTCAGAAT GTTGTTAAAGCTGGAAGAAGTCAAAAGAACTGGGGAAGGAGGCAGGCAGGACCCCTATATTTACAGG ATAGCCTAA
- the LOC117921196 gene encoding magnesium-chelatase subunit ChlH, chloroplastic, producing the protein MASLVSSPFTLPTSKVDQLSSFSQKHYFLHSFLPKKTNQANSKSCLRVKCAAIGNGLFTQTTPEVRRIVPDNDHGLPTVKVVYVVLEAQYQSALTAAVQTLNSKARYASFQVVGYLVEELRDEATYKTFCKDLEDANIFIGSLIFVEELALKVKAAVEKERDRLDAVLVFPSMPEVMRLNKLGSFSMSQLGQSKSPFFQLFKKKKSSAGFADSMLKLVRTLPKVLKYLPSDKAQDARLYILSLQFWLGGSPDNLMNFLKMISGSYVPALKRTKIEYSDPVLFLDSGIWHPLAPCMYDDVKEYLNWYGTRRDANEKLKGPNAPVIGLVLQRSHIVTGDESHYVAVIMELEARGAKVIPIFAGGLDFSGPVERFLIDPVTKRPFVNSVVSLTGFALVGGPARQDHPRAVEALMKLDVPYIVALPLVFQTTEEWLNSTLGLHPIQVALQVALPELDGGMEPIVFAGRDPRTGKSHALHKRVEQLCTRAIRWAELKRKSKAEKKLAITVFSFPPDKGNVGTAAYLNVFDSIFSVLKELKRDGYNVEGLPETSESLIEDVLHDKEAKFSSPNLNIAYKMGVREYQTLTPYATALEESWGKPPGNLNSDGENLLVYGKQYGNVFIGVQPTFGYEGDPMRLLFSKSASPHHGFAAYYSFVEKIFKADAVLHFGTHGSLEFMPGKQVGMSDVCYPDSLIGNIPNVYYYAANNPSEATIAKRRSYANTISYLTPPAENAGLYKGLKQLSELISSYQSLKDTGRGPQIVSSIISTAKQCNLDKDVSLPDEGEEISAKERDLVVGKVYSKIMEIESRLLPCGLHVIGEPPSAMEAVATLVNIAALNRPEEGISSLPAILAETVGRNIEDVYRGSDKGILKDVELLRQITDTSRGAVSAFVERTTNKKGQVVDVADKLTSVFGFGLNEPWVQYLSSTKFYQADREKLRTLFAFLGECLKLVVADNELRSLKQALEGKYVEPGPGGDPIRNPKVLPTGKNIHALDPQSIPTAAALQSAMVVVDRLLERQKADNGGKYPETVALVLWGTDNIKTYGESLAQVLWMIGVRPVADTFGRVNRVEPVSLEELGRPRIDVVVNCSGVFRDLFINQMNLLDRAVKMVAELDEPADQNYVRKHALEQAQALGIEVRDAATRVFSNASGSYSSNINLAVENSSWNDEKQLQDMYLSRKSFAFDCDAPGAGMTEKRKVFEMALSTADATFQNLDSSEISLTDVSHYFDSDPTNLVQGLRKDGKKPNAYIADTTTANAQVRTLSETVRLDARTKLLNPKWYEGMMSSGYEGVREIEKRLTNTVGWSATSGQVDNWVYEEANSTFIQDEEMLKRLMNTNPNSFRKLVQTFLEANGRGYWETSEDNIEKLRQLYSEVEDKIEGIDR; encoded by the exons ATGGCTTCTTTGGTGTCTTCCCCATTCACTTTACCCACCTCCAAAGTGGACCAACTCTCTTCATTCTCCCAAAAGCATTactttcttcattcttttcttccCAAGAAAACCAACCAAGCCAACTCCAAGTCCTGCCTGAGAGTGAAATGTGCCGCAATTGGCAATGGCCTTTTCACCCAAACCACCCCCGAAGTCCGTAGAATTGTTCCCGACAACGATCATGGCCTCCCCACAGTCAAAGTTGTGTATGTTGTGTTGGAAGCTCAATACCAGTCAGCCCTTACGGCCGCTGTCCAGACTCTCAATAGCAAAGCCAGGTATGCTTCATTTCAAGTTGTGGGTTACTTGGTTGAGGAGCTTCGGGATGAAGCTACTTACAAGACTTTCTGTAAAGATCTTGAGGACGCAAATATATTTATTGGGTCTttgatttttgtggaagagttgGCCTTGAAGGTTAAGGCTGCAGTAGAGAAGGAGAGGGACAGGTTGGATGCAGTCTTGGTGTTCCCTTCAATGCCTGAAGTAATGAGACTAAACAAGTTGGGTTCTTTTAGTATGTCTCAGCTTGGGCAATCGAAGAGTCCCTTTTTTCAGCTCTTCAAGAAGAAGAAGTCCTCCGCTGGGTTTGCAGACAGTATGTTGAAGCTCGTGAGGACATTGCCGAAGGTTTTGAAGTACTTGCCTAGTGATAAGGCTCAAGATGCTAGGCTTTATATACTGAGTTTGCAGTTTTGGCTTGGTGGGTCCCCTGataatttgatgaatttcttgaaaatgatttctGGGTCTTATGTTCCAGCCCTGAAGAGGACTAAAATCGAGTATTCAGATCCGGTTCTGTTCTTGGATAGCGGTATTTGGCATCCTTTGGCTCCTTGTATGTATGATGACGTGAAGGAGTATTTGAATTGGTATGGAACTAGGAGGGATGCTAATGAGAAGCTTAAAGGCCCAAATGCGCCTGTAATTGGGCTAGTTCTGCAGAGAAGTCATATTGTTACTGGGGATGAGAGTCACTATGTGGCTGTGATTATGGAGCTGGAGGCAAGAGGAGCTAAAGTGATACCGATATTCGCGGGAGGGCTGGATTTTTCAGGCCCAGTTGAGAGATTTTTGATCGATCCGGTTACTAAGAGGCCATTCGTGAATTCAGTGGTCTCCCTGACTGGTTTTGCTCTTGTTGGGGGGCCAGCGAGGCAGGACCATCCAAGGGCTGTTGAGGCATTGATGAAACTTGATGTTCCTTACATTGTTGCATTGCCTTTGGTGTTTCAAACAACTGAGGAGTGGCTGAATAGTACTCTGGGGCTTCACCCAATTCAGGTTGCCCTGCAGGTTGCTCTTCCAGAGCTGGATGGAGGCATGGAGCCCATTGTTTTTGCTGGCCGGGATCCTAGAACAG GGAAATCGCATGCTCTACACAAGAGGGTTGAGCAACTCTGCACCAGAGCGATCAGATGGGCTGAACTTAAAAGGAAATCAAAG GCAGAGAAGAAGCTTGCAATCACTGTCTTCAGTTTCCCTCCAGACAAAGGAAATGTTGGAACAGCTGCATACCTTAATGTATTCGACTCCATTTTCTCTGTCTTAAAAGAACTCAAAAGGGATGGTTACAATGTTGAGGGCCTGCCGGAGACCTCTGAATCCCTGATTGAAGATGTGCTTCATGACAAAGAAGCTAAATTCAGCAGCCCAAATCTCAATATTGCTTACAAAATGGGTGTCCGGGAGTATCAAACCCTTACTCCCTATGCTACAGCATTGGAAGAGAGCTGGGGAAAGCCTCCAGGCAATCTAAATTCTGATGGGGAGAATCTCTTGGTCTATGGAAAACAGTATGGAAATGTCTTCATTGGGGTTCAGCCTACGTTTGGCTACGAGGGTGATCCTATGCGGCTCCTTTTCTCCAAATCTGCTAGCCCACATCATGGGTTTGCAGCTTACTATTCTTttgttgagaaaattttcaaggcCGATGCTGTTCTTCACTTTGGCACTCACGGGTCACTTGAATTCATGCCTGGAAAACAGGTTGGAATGAGTGATGTTTGCTACCCTGATAGTCTTATCGGGAATATTCCCAATGTTTATTACTATGCAGCTAATAATCCATCTGAAGCCACCATCGCCAAGCGCCGGAGCTATGCAAATACCATTAGCTATTTGACTCCTCCCGCAGAAAATGCTGGACTTTACAAGGGACTCAAGCAACTTAGTGAGCTTATCTCCTCGTATCAATCTCTCAAAGACACGGGTCGTGGCCCGCAGATTGTGAGCTCCATTATTAGCACAGCTAAACAATGCAATCTTGACAAGGATGTGAGCCTTCCTGATGAAGGGGAAGAAATCTCTGCAAAAGAACGAGACCTTGTGGTTGGAAAGGTGTATTCTAAAATTATGGAAATTGAGTCCCGACTTTTGCCTTGTGGGCTACATGTCATTGGCGAGCCTCCATCTGCAATGGAAGCTGTTGCAACACTGGTTAACATTGCTGCATTGAACCGTCCTGAAGAGGGGATTTCATCACTCCCAGCTATATTAGCTGAGACTGTTGGAAGAAATATTGAGGATGTCTATAGAGGAAGTGACAAGGGAATACTGAAGGATGTTGAGCTTCTTCGCCAAATCACCGACACATCACGTGGAGCTGTCTCTGCCTTTGTGGAGCGAACAACTAATAAGAAAGGTCAAGTTGTTGATGTAGCTGATAAGCTGACCTCAGTCTTCGGGTTTGGCTTGAATGAGCCTTGGGTTCAATACTTGTCAAGCACAAAATTTTACCAGGCGGACAGGGAGAAGCTTAGAACATTGTTTGCATTCCTGGGAGAGTGTTTGAAGCTGGTCGTGGCAGATAATGAGCTGAGAAGTTtaaaacaagctttggagggaAAATATGTGGAGCCTGGTCCTGGTGGTGATCCAATTAGAAACCCGAAAGTGTTGCCAACAGGAAAGAATATTCATGCCCTGGATCCACAATCTATACCCACTGCAGCAGCATTGCAGAGCGCAATGGTTGTGGTGGATAGGTTGCTTGAGAGGCAGAAGGCTGACAATGGTGGAAAGTACCCTGAGACAGTTGCCCTTGTGTTGTGGGGAACGGATAACATTAAGACTTATGGGGAGTCACTGGCTCAGGTCCTGTGGATGATCGGTGTGAGGCCAGTTGCTGATACCTTTGGCCGTGTCAACCGGGTGGAGCCGGTTAGTCTCGAAGAGCTTGGAAGGCCTAGAATCGATGTTGTTGTTAACTGCTCAGGAGTCTTCAGAGACCTCTTCATCAACCAG ATGAACCTCCTTGACCGGGCAGTGAAGATGGTTGCTGAGCTAGACGAGCCAGCAGACCAGAACTATGTCAGGAAGCATGCACTAGAGCAAGCTCAAGCCCTTGGCATTGAGGTTCGAGACGCTGCAACCCGCGTCTTCTCCAATGCATCAGGCTCATACTCATCCAATATAAATCTTGCTGTTGAGAATTCCTCATGGAATGATGAGAAGCAGCTGCAAGACATGTACTTGAGCCGGAAGTCCTTCGCATTTGACTGTGATGCCCCTGGTGCAGGCATGACTGAGAAGAGGAAGGTCTTTGAGATGGCTCTAAGCACAGCTGATGCCACATTCCAAAACCTTGACTCATCAGAAATCTCACTCACTGATGTGAGTCACTACTTCGACTCAGATCCCACTAATCTAGTGCAGGGCCTAAGGAAGGACGGCAAGAAGCCTAATGCATACATTGCTGACACAACCACAGCTAATGCCCAG GTGAGGACACTTTCTGAGACTGTCCGGCTTGATGCTCGGACCAAGCTGTTGAACCCCAAATGGTATGAAGGAATGATGTCAAGTGGGTATGAGGGCGTCCGGGAAATCGAAAAGAGGCTGACAAATACAGTTGGGTGGAGTGCAACCTCAGGCCAAGTTGACAATTGGGTCTATGAAGAAGCCAACTCGACTTTCATTCAAGACGAGGAGATGCTAAAGAGACTCATGAACACCAATCCAAATTCTTTCAGGAAGTTGGTGCAGACCTTCTTGGAGGCCAATGGAAGGGGGTACTGGGAAACATCAGAAGATAATATTGAAAAGTTGAGGCAGTTGTACTCAGAAGTGGAGGACAAGATTGAAGGAATTGATCGGTAA
- the LOC117920541 gene encoding probable glycosyltransferase STELLO2, whose protein sequence is MLVQDRSTPKSPKAHIRALHSLHPDRFTEPKNLDFSTWFSENLYKIVTISLLIATVAALFFLRNVADTAALVSYETQAKSLEKIEFPQINWNSVALVSDKSPYANFRSERWILVSVSNYPTDSLRKLVKIKGWQVLAIGNSKTPSDWSLKGAIFLSLEQQANLGFRVVDHLPYDSFVRKNVGYLFAIQHGAKKIFDADDRGDVIDNDLGKHFDVELIGEGARQDIILQYSHENPNRTIVNPYIHFGQRSVWPRGLPLENVGEIGHEEFYTEVFGGKQFIQQGISNGLPDVDSVFYFTRKPGLEAFDIRFDEHAPKVALPQGTMVPVNSFNTLYHSSAFWALMLPVSVSTMASDVLRGYWGQRLLWEIGGYVVVYPPTVHRYDRIESYPFSEEKDLHVNVGRLLKFLVSWRSSKHRLFEKILELSYVMAEEGFWTEKDVKFTAAWLQDLLAVGYQQPRLMSLELDRPRASIGHGDRKEFIPQKLPSVHLGVEETGVVNNEIGSLIRWRKNFGNVVLIMFCSGPVERTALEWRLLYGRIFRTVVILSEQKNADLAVEEGRLDFVYKQLLNIFSRFTSAEGFLFLQDNTILNYWNLLQADKSNLWITDKVSKSWSTVSTSGNSDWFSKQADMVKKVVSMMPVHFQVNYKETINSDQLLTVCSSDVFYIPRRFIADFTELVNLVDNLEIHHKVAIPMFFLSMDSPQNFDPVLSRMIYEENPSSTNSSTFYSDKVPAVHPWNVSSEQEFIKLIRIMAAGDLLLLELV, encoded by the exons ATGTTGGTCCAAGATCGTTCAACTCCGAAATCACCAAAAGCCCATATCAGAGCGCTTCATTCTCTACACCCAGATCGCTTCACTGAGCCCAAAAACCTCGATTTCTCTACATGGTTCTCCGAAAACCTCTACAAGATCGTCACCATTTCGCTCCTAATCGCCACAGTCGCAGCTCTCTTCTTCCTCCGCAACGTCGCCGACACCGCTGCTCTCGTTTCCTACGAAACCCAAGCGAAGAGCCTTGAGAAGATCGAATTCCCTCAAATTAATTGGAATTCAGTCGCGCTCGTTTCAGATAAGTCCCCTTACGCGAATTTTCGATCCGAGAGATGGATTCTTGTTTCGGTGTCGAATTATCCGACCGATTCGCTTCGGAAACTCGTGAAGATTAAGGGCTGGCAGGTCCTCGCAATTGGCAATTCGAAGACGCCTTCAGATTGGAGCCTCAAAGGTGCGATCTTTTTGTCTTTAGAACAGCAGGCGAATTTAGGGTTTCGGGTAGTGGATCACCTCCCTTATGATTCCTTTGTTAGGAAAAATGTTGGGTATCTTTTCGCGATCCAACATGGCGCAAAGAAGATCTTTGATGCTGATGATCGTGGGGACGTGATTGATAACGATCTCGGAAAGCATTTCGATGTAGAATTGATTGGTGAGGGTGCTAGGCAAGATATTATACTGCAATATAGTCACGAAAACCCTAATCGGACCATTGTGAATCCCTATATTCATTTCGGTCAGCGGTCGGTTTGGCCGAGGGGATTGCCATTGGAAAATGTAGGCGAGATTGGGCATGAAGAATTTTACACTGAGGTGTTTGGTGGCAAGCAATTTATACAGCAGGGAATTTCAAATGGCCTCCCTGATGTTGATTCAGTGTTCTATTTCACCCGAAAACCAGGTTTGGAGGCCTTTGATATTAGGTTTGATGAGCACGCTCCCAAAGTGGCCTTACCTCAAGGTACAATGGTGCCCGTTAATTCTTTCAATACGCTTTATCATTCTTCAGCATTTTGGGCTTTGATGCTTCCTGTTTCTGTTAGTACAATGGCTTCTGATGTGTTAAGGGGTTACTGGGGACAGAGGCTTTTGTGGGAAATTGGTGGGTATGTTGTGGTTTATCCCCCTACAGTTCATCGATATGATAGAATTGAATCATACCCATTTTCGGAAGAGAAAGATCTTCATGTGAATGTAGGTCGTTTACTCAAGTTCTTGGTTTCATGGAGGTCAAGTAAACATAGATTGTTCGAGAAGATATTGGAGTTAAGTTATGTTATGGCTGAGGAGGGATTTTGGACTGAGAAGGATGTGAAGTTTACGGCTGCTTGGCTTCAGGACTTGCTTGCCGTTGGGTACCAGCAACCAAGGCTAATGTCACTAGAATTGGATCGACCAAGGGCAAGCATTGGTCATGGGGACCGGAAGGAGTTTATTCCTCAAAAACTACCATCAGTCCATCTCGGAGTTGAGGAAACAGGGGTGGTGAATAACGAGATTGGGAGTTTGATTCGGTGGAGGAAGAATTTTGGTAATGTAGTGCTTATCATGTTCTGCAGTGGGCCTGTGGAACGTACTGCACTGGAGTGGCGATTGCTTTATGGCAGGATATTCAGAACTGTAGTTATTTTGTCAGAGCAGAAGAATGCAGATCTTGCTGTTGAAGAAGGGCGCTTGGACTTTGTATACAA GCAACTGCTCAATATATTTTCTCGCTTTACAAGCGCAGAAGGTTTTTTATTCCTTCAGGACAATACCATTCTTAATTACTGGAATTTGCTGCAAGCAGACAAGAGCAATCTGTGGATTACAGACAAG GTATCCAAGTCTTGGTCAACTGTTTCGACCAGTGGCAACTCAGATTGGTTTTCAAAGCAAGCTGATATGGTAAAGAAAGTAGTCAGCATGATGCCAGTTCACTTCCAAGTCAATTACAAGGAAACTATAAACAGTGACCAGCTCCTCACAGTATGCAGCTCTGATGTATTTTACATTCCTCGGCGCTTCATTGCTGACTTTACCGAGCTTGTTAATCTAGTGGACAATCTGGAAATCCATCACAAGGTTGCAATACCCATGTTCTTTCTATCAATGGATTCACCTCAGAATTTTGACCCAGTTCTTAGTAGGATGATTTATGAAGAAAACCCATCTTCTACCAATTCCTCAACATTTTATTCTGACAAAGTACCAGCTGTTCACCCCTGGAATGTGTCAAGTGAGCAAGAGTTCATAAAGCTGATTAGAATCATGGCAGCAGGTGACCTTCTTCTGCTGGAGTTAGTTTGA
- the LOC117920029 gene encoding pentatricopeptide repeat-containing protein DOT4, chloroplastic-like, which yields MDVLSSTQSQSIFVKQKSTNATHCKNPPNLRSRVRMSQKSIDFGLTHQLFDEIPVSNTFAWNNLIQTHLTNGDSDRVVSTYRQMLLRGVRPDKHTIPRILTAARHTSSFSFGKQVHGHALKLGLSSESYVISALLELYGRLDGADAAKLVFCKSARRNSVSWTLISRLYIMEDKPGLAVDMFKQMVESKSEIDPLALVTAIVACGMLKSLQEGRYVHEIAKKCGLEADVLVSNSLLKMYVDCGSIKDARAVFDRMPSKDVISWTEIFRGYVKNGGYNEGLKLFRQMSMEGVKPDSLAISSILPACGRGAAHKQGKEIHAYLLRNGIDLNVTVQNAVLDMYVKSGFIESAAKIFAGMKDRDAISWTVMILGYSLHGQGELGVDLFRKMEKNSSVEIDQIAYAAALHACTTARLVEQGRFYFNCITAPKIRHYALMVALLSRVGLFDEARVFMEEHKLEGHVEVLKALLDGCRIHHNMRTAKRVIEQLCDLQTLNADNYVLLSNWYSSFAKWDMVNELRETIRDMGLKPRKAYSWIEFRNKIHVFGTGDVSHPRSEKIYWELHSLMKKIEEEGTRLNLDFSLHDVDEERECVPIGHSELLATSFGLISTQAGATIRVTKNLRMCGNCHDSAKAISKIVEREIIIKDPSCFHHFKDGFCSCGDFW from the coding sequence ATGGATGTGCTTTCATCCACACAATCACAAAGTATATTCGTCAAACAGAAATCAACAAATGCAACCCACTGCAAGAATCCCCCTAATCTTCGAAGTCGTGTTCGCATGTCGCAGAAATCTATTGATTTTGGTCTCACCCACCAATTGTTCGATGAAATTCCTGTTTCAAATACCTTTGCTTGGAACAATCTAATCCAGACCCATCTCACCAATGGGGATTCCGACCGCGTCGTCTCCACCTATCGGCAAATGCTGCTCCGTGGTGTTCGTCCCGATAAGCATACTATCCCTCGCATTTTGACTGCTGCTCGCCATACTAGTAGCTTCTCCTTTGGGAAGCAGGTTCATGGGCATGCCCTGAAGCTGGGTCTCTCTTCTGAGAGTTATGTGATTAGTGCTCTACTGGAACTGTACGGGCGTCTTGATGGAGCTGATGCCGCAAAGTTGGTGTTTTGTAAGTCTGCCAGGAGAAATTCTGTGTCTTGGACTCTAATATCCAGGCTGTATATCATGGAAGATAAACCTGGTTTAGCTGTTGATATGTTCAAACAGATGGTGGAGTCTAAGTCTGAGATTGATCCACTGGCGTTGGTCACTGCAATTGTTGCTTGTGGGATGTTAAAGTCGCTGCAGGAGGGGAGGTATGTGCATGAGATTGCGAAGAAATGTGGACTAGAGGCTGATGTTTTGGTAAGTAATTCGCTCTTGAAGATGTATGTTGATTGCGGGAGTATCAAAGATGCTCGAGCAGTTTTTGATCGTATGCCGTCAAAAGATGTCATCTCCTGGACCGAAATTTTCCGCGGGTATGTCAAGAATGGAGGATATAATGAGGGTCTCAAGTTGTTCAGGCAGATGAGCATGGAGGGGGTAAAACCCGACTCACTCGCTATCTCTAGCATTCTCCCAGCCTGTGGGAGGGGAGCAGCTCATAAGCAGGGAAAAGAAATTCATGCATATTTGCTTAGAAATGGAATTGACTTGAATGTAACAGTCCAAAATGCTGTTTTAGATATGTATGTGAAATCAGGATTCATTGAATCTGCAGCAAAGATTTTTGCTGGTATGAAGGACAGAGATGCCATTTCATGGACTGTGATGATCCTAGGCTATAGCTTACATGGCCAAGGAGAGCTTGGGGTTGACCTGTTTCGCAAAATGGAGAAAAACTCAAGTGTAGAAATCGATCAAATCGCATATGCTGCTGCCCTCCATGCATGTACCACTGCCCGCCTGGTCGAGCAAGGGAGGTTCTATTTCAACTGCATTACAGCACCTAAGATCAGACACTATGCTTTAATGGTTGCTCTTCTATCTCGTGTGGGACTCTTCGATGAGGCCCGGGTTTTTATGGAGGAGCACAAGCTTGAAGGCCATGTAGAGGTTCTAAAAGCATTGCTGGATGGGTGCAGGATACACCACAACATGCGAACAGCCAAACGAGTCATCGAGCAGCTCTGTGATTTGCAAACTCTCAATGCTGACAACTATGTTCTACTCTCAAACTGGTACTCAAGCTTTGCCAAATGGGACATGGTAAATGAACTGAGAGAAACCATTAGAGATATGGGGCTGAAGCCTAGAAAAGCCTATAGTTGGATAGAgtttagaaacaaaattcatGTGTTTGGAACAGGGGATGTATCCCATCCAAGATCAGAGAAGATATACTGGGAACTGCACAGTTTGATGAAGAAAATTGAAGAGGAAGGAACTAGGTTAAATTTGGATTTCAGTCTCCACGACGTTGATGAAGAACGAGAATGTGTACCAATTGGACACAGTGAGTTATTGGCCACATCTTTTGGGCTAATCAGTACACAAGCAGGGGCAACGATTCGTGTGACGAAAAATCTTCGTATGTGTGGGAACTGCCATGACTCTGCAAAAGCAATCTCTAAGATAGTAGAAAGAGAGATCATAATCAAGGACCCAAGTTGTTTTCACCATTTTAAAGACGGGTTTTGTTCTTGCGGTGATTTTTGGTGA